Proteins from one Cyprinus carpio isolate SPL01 chromosome B15, ASM1834038v1, whole genome shotgun sequence genomic window:
- the LOC109047157 gene encoding transmembrane protein 25 isoform X2 yields MPRVCLKQRTRLSALFFHTLSWACSASIDPAPKIDGQRTSSVTVQENVTHHFSCQSEGWDAQAPPLLTWYLNGERQSEVTGRRGAGRLVMTSSQDSGTLKYGSERNSTFTLKPKRWDRELVCAARNPARGESYNASVTLNVQFQPEILRVDAHYSQSSDPGLALILFALVRSNPPATIRWVDQSGQLLANSSDFLILDSRSLPWLTNHSLQLTLSSLSGNITVNANNSLGSAHSNLTLTEFLQSRVEVPVFGIVTGGVAGFITLLIFTLMVFFLLQKDKTKALEEPAVRLSCKRENSVYLPRENMSLPSHVQLNEDRALCKGQSSRPNTLERRRAEDEDEDLSAAYAARGFARYPMVGYIYKVSSTSSDEIWL; encoded by the exons ATGCCCCGTGTGTGTTTGAAGCAGAGGACACGTCTGTCTGCTTTATTCTTTCACACCTTGTCCTGGGCCTGTTCAG CATCCATAGACCCCGCCCCCAAAATTGACGGACAGCGGACCTCGTCGGTTACCGTACAGGAGAACGTCACTCACCACTTCAGCTGCCAATCAGAGGGCTGGGATGCTCAAGCCCCGCCCCTGCTCACCTGGTACCTGAATGGCGAGCGGCAGAGCGAGGTGACGGGCCGCCGGGGGGCGGGGCGTCTGGTGATGACATCATCGCAGGATTCCGGAACCCTTAAATACGGATCAGAGCGCAACAGCACGTTCACACTGAAGCCGAAGCGCTGGGACCGAGAGCTGGTGTGTGCGGCGCGAAACCCCGCGAGAGGAGAGAGCTACAATGCCAGCGTCACGCTCAACGTCCAGT TCCAGCCAGAGATCCTGCGTGTGGATGCTCACTACAGCCAGAGCTCGGACCCAGGCCTCGCCCTCATTCTCTTCGCTTTGGTTCGCTCCAACCCCCCCGCCACCATCCGCTGGGTGGATCAGTCCGGTCAGCTGCTGGCCAACAGCTCCGACTTCCTCATCCTGGACTCGCGCAGCTTACCCTGGCTGACCAATCACAGcctgcagctcaccctcagcagcCTATCAGGAAACATCACTGTGAATGCCAACAACAGCCTCGGCTCCGCCCACAGCAACCTCACGCTCACAG AGTTCCTGCAGTCGCGTGTGGAGGTGCCGGTGTTCGGGATTGTGACGGGTGGCGTCGCCGGCTTCATCACCCTCCTCATCTTCACCCTGATGGTGTTCTTCCTCCTTCAGAAGGACAAAACCAAAGCCCTCG AGGAGCCTGCAGTGCGTCTCTCCTGCAAACG TGAGAACAGCGTGTATCTGCCGCGGGAGAACATGTCTCTGCCGTCACACGTGCAGCTGAACGAGGACCGAGCGCTCTGTAAGG GACAGAGCTCCAGACCCAACACGCTGGAGAGGAGACGCGCCGAGGACGAGGACGAGGACCTGTCCGCAGCCTACGCCGCccgag GTTTCGCTCGCTATCCGATGGTCGGCTACATCTATAAAGTCAGCAGCACCAGCAGCGACGAGATCTGGCTCTGA
- the LOC109047157 gene encoding transmembrane protein 25 isoform X1, translated as MPRVCLKQRTRLSALFFHTLSWACSASIDPAPKIDGQRTSSVTVQENVTHHFSCQSEGWDAQAPPLLTWYLNGERQSEVTGRRGAGRLVMTSSQDSGTLKYGSERNSTFTLKPKRWDRELVCAARNPARGESYNASVTLNVQFQPEILRVDAHYSQSSDPGLALILFALVRSNPPATIRWVDQSGQLLANSSDFLILDSRSLPWLTNHSLQLTLSSLSGNITVNANNSLGSAHSNLTLTEFLQSRVEVPVFGIVTGGVAGFITLLIFTLMVFFLLQKDKTKALEEPAVRLSCKRSENSVYLPRENMSLPSHVQLNEDRALCKGQSSRPNTLERRRAEDEDEDLSAAYAARGFARYPMVGYIYKVSSTSSDEIWL; from the exons ATGCCCCGTGTGTGTTTGAAGCAGAGGACACGTCTGTCTGCTTTATTCTTTCACACCTTGTCCTGGGCCTGTTCAG CATCCATAGACCCCGCCCCCAAAATTGACGGACAGCGGACCTCGTCGGTTACCGTACAGGAGAACGTCACTCACCACTTCAGCTGCCAATCAGAGGGCTGGGATGCTCAAGCCCCGCCCCTGCTCACCTGGTACCTGAATGGCGAGCGGCAGAGCGAGGTGACGGGCCGCCGGGGGGCGGGGCGTCTGGTGATGACATCATCGCAGGATTCCGGAACCCTTAAATACGGATCAGAGCGCAACAGCACGTTCACACTGAAGCCGAAGCGCTGGGACCGAGAGCTGGTGTGTGCGGCGCGAAACCCCGCGAGAGGAGAGAGCTACAATGCCAGCGTCACGCTCAACGTCCAGT TCCAGCCAGAGATCCTGCGTGTGGATGCTCACTACAGCCAGAGCTCGGACCCAGGCCTCGCCCTCATTCTCTTCGCTTTGGTTCGCTCCAACCCCCCCGCCACCATCCGCTGGGTGGATCAGTCCGGTCAGCTGCTGGCCAACAGCTCCGACTTCCTCATCCTGGACTCGCGCAGCTTACCCTGGCTGACCAATCACAGcctgcagctcaccctcagcagcCTATCAGGAAACATCACTGTGAATGCCAACAACAGCCTCGGCTCCGCCCACAGCAACCTCACGCTCACAG AGTTCCTGCAGTCGCGTGTGGAGGTGCCGGTGTTCGGGATTGTGACGGGTGGCGTCGCCGGCTTCATCACCCTCCTCATCTTCACCCTGATGGTGTTCTTCCTCCTTCAGAAGGACAAAACCAAAGCCCTCG AGGAGCCTGCAGTGCGTCTCTCCTGCAAACG caGTGAGAACAGCGTGTATCTGCCGCGGGAGAACATGTCTCTGCCGTCACACGTGCAGCTGAACGAGGACCGAGCGCTCTGTAAGG GACAGAGCTCCAGACCCAACACGCTGGAGAGGAGACGCGCCGAGGACGAGGACGAGGACCTGTCCGCAGCCTACGCCGCccgag GTTTCGCTCGCTATCCGATGGTCGGCTACATCTATAAAGTCAGCAGCACCAGCAGCGACGAGATCTGGCTCTGA